From the Acidicapsa ligni genome, one window contains:
- a CDS encoding DUF3108 domain-containing protein: MTYTVDWRVFTAGTAVIHFESDGTNEHLSANADTIGAINLLFHVSDKFQSTFDREKGCTSEFDKQTVEGRRQISSTLKLDYQQGKSVMDEKNLVNGQAKHLESGIPGCLTDLLTGVFYASSQPMEVGKSFQMPVVDPLKTVVVTMKVEAREEVKTAAGTFKTVKVEPTAEAGIVKNRGNIWIWYTDDERHLPVQMRARLFWGTITFRLASVENK, encoded by the coding sequence TTGACATATACGGTGGACTGGCGGGTGTTTACGGCTGGGACGGCGGTTATTCATTTTGAGTCGGATGGGACGAATGAGCACCTGTCGGCGAATGCGGACACGATTGGGGCGATCAACCTGTTGTTTCATGTGAGCGACAAGTTTCAATCGACGTTTGATCGCGAGAAGGGCTGCACTTCGGAGTTTGACAAGCAGACGGTGGAGGGACGGCGGCAGATTTCGTCGACGCTGAAACTGGACTATCAGCAGGGCAAGTCAGTGATGGATGAGAAGAACCTGGTGAATGGGCAGGCAAAGCATCTGGAGTCCGGGATACCGGGATGTCTGACGGATCTGCTGACCGGGGTGTTTTATGCTTCGTCGCAACCGATGGAGGTGGGCAAGAGCTTCCAGATGCCGGTCGTGGATCCGCTGAAGACGGTGGTGGTGACGATGAAGGTCGAGGCCAGGGAAGAGGTCAAGACTGCTGCCGGGACGTTCAAGACGGTGAAGGTGGAGCCGACGGCTGAGGCGGGTATTGTGAAGAATCGCGGAAATATCTGGATCTGGTATACGGACGACGAGCGGCATTTGCCGGTGCAGATGCGGGCGCGGTTGTTCTGGGGGACGATTACTTTTCGGTTGGCTAGTGTGGAGAATAAATAG
- the rsmI gene encoding 16S rRNA (cytidine(1402)-2'-O)-methyltransferase, whose protein sequence is MVDLPVPENEEFDEELPSHGGAERPLAPGLYLVGTPIGNLEDITLRAIRVLKSADRIACEDTRQTQKLLNHFGIATPTVSLHLHNERERAGELVAELKAGRRIALVSDAGMPGISDPGGYFTHAAIEAGVTVYPIPGANAAVSALVASGLSTAAFQFLGFLPEKAGARRTVLEGLAKAVSSESQSTLIFYEAPHRILETLADLESVWGPGLRVVVAREVTKLHEEFLRGGVAEVKANLAARDRVRGEITLLVDAVPLTETQQDGSLSLLNRLQQLESSEGLSEKDALKRIAREMGQGKSDLYRELQRERAKAQGPGAAKKRGS, encoded by the coding sequence ATGGTTGATTTGCCTGTTCCTGAAAACGAGGAGTTTGATGAGGAACTGCCCTCGCATGGGGGGGCGGAGCGACCGCTTGCGCCGGGGCTTTACCTGGTGGGCACTCCGATAGGCAATCTGGAAGACATTACGTTGCGTGCGATTCGCGTATTGAAGTCTGCGGATCGCATTGCCTGTGAGGATACGCGGCAGACGCAAAAGCTGCTGAACCACTTTGGCATTGCGACGCCGACGGTGAGCCTGCATCTGCATAACGAGCGGGAGCGGGCTGGGGAGCTTGTTGCGGAGTTGAAGGCGGGGCGGCGGATTGCGTTGGTTTCGGATGCGGGGATGCCGGGGATCAGCGACCCGGGCGGCTACTTTACGCATGCGGCGATTGAGGCGGGGGTTACGGTATATCCCATTCCGGGGGCGAATGCGGCGGTGAGTGCGCTGGTGGCTTCGGGGCTGTCTACGGCGGCTTTTCAGTTTCTCGGGTTTTTGCCGGAGAAGGCTGGGGCGCGGCGCACGGTGCTGGAGGGATTGGCCAAGGCGGTGAGTTCGGAGTCGCAGAGTACGTTAATTTTTTACGAGGCTCCGCATCGCATTCTGGAGACGCTGGCGGATCTGGAATCCGTGTGGGGGCCGGGCCTGCGGGTGGTGGTGGCGCGCGAGGTCACCAAGTTGCATGAGGAGTTTTTGCGTGGCGGTGTGGCCGAGGTAAAGGCGAATCTTGCGGCTCGGGATCGAGTTCGCGGAGAGATTACTTTGCTGGTGGATGCGGTGCCGCTTACGGAAACGCAGCAGGATGGGAGCCTGAGCCTGCTGAACCGGTTGCAGCAGTTGGAGTCGAGTGAGGGGCTGAGCGAGAAGGACGCGCTGAAGCGGATTGCTCGCGAGATGGGACAGGGAAAGAGCGATCTCTATCGCGAATTGCAGCGGGAGCGGGCGAAGGCCCAGGGGCCGGGCGCGGCGAAGAAGCGCGGTTCTTAA
- a CDS encoding methyltransferase family protein: MARWQKIARRIRVPLGFVAAGVYIWQLYRHGVELRWIAWSLALVLPGLWLRSYASGYVKKNSELTITGPYAHTRNPLYLGSMLMAAGFAVALMSWPFAAVLVVGFTLIYVPVIASEEAFLNRTFEQFEWYCARVPRLIPRITPARSPVPTPGEAGQFSFALYRKHREYNSAIGAALLYLSLFLGMYLHSRH, translated from the coding sequence ATGGCCCGATGGCAGAAGATTGCGCGGCGGATTCGTGTGCCGCTGGGATTTGTGGCGGCTGGCGTTTATATCTGGCAGCTTTACCGGCATGGGGTTGAGCTGCGGTGGATTGCGTGGAGCCTGGCGCTGGTGCTGCCGGGGCTGTGGCTGCGCAGCTATGCGTCGGGGTATGTGAAGAAGAACAGCGAGCTGACGATTACGGGGCCGTATGCTCATACGCGGAATCCGCTCTACCTGGGCTCGATGCTGATGGCGGCGGGGTTTGCCGTGGCGCTGATGAGCTGGCCCTTCGCGGCGGTGCTGGTGGTGGGATTCACGTTGATTTATGTGCCGGTGATTGCTTCGGAAGAGGCTTTTCTCAACCGGACGTTTGAGCAGTTCGAGTGGTATTGCGCTCGGGTTCCGCGATTGATTCCGAGGATTACGCCTGCGAGGTCGCCGGTGCCGACTCCGGGTGAGGCGGGGCAATTTTCTTTCGCGCTGTACCGCAAGCATCGCGAGTACAATTCAGCGATAGGGGCTGCTTTGCTGTACCTGAGCCTGTTCCTTGGGATGTATCTGCATTCACGACATTAA
- a CDS encoding glycosyltransferase family 9 protein: MRRQVQFRLLVVRLGAMGDILHALPAITALRMAHPAWKIGWAVEPKWRGLLEAEVEAAPIAAGYAGSGGEIAVASTGFSKGSVVEIAGSGLRPMLVERPHPLLPIQGRRWEQPVVDKLHFVPAKAWGRKPLSGETLAGIRALRAELRAEKYDAVLDLQGAIRSSVVSRLAGCGRVIGSSKPWEWPARFLYSEPVETRGEHVIEQGVELASAVAGDLLQPMQPWLPVSEDAETWCDTVLDGMPEGKEIVLIHPGAGWGAKRWPADRYGVVAAALADRGAIVLIHAAPGEEALAEAAVSASDDSAFVVRPTLEQLIALTRRISLAVGGDTGPVHLACALGKPVVGIYGPTDPARNGPYGKRVRVLRNPESRRDHRRGSEPEAGLLTIQPALVITAALDLLGPERTERG; encoded by the coding sequence TTGCGAAGACAGGTACAGTTCCGATTGCTGGTGGTGCGGCTGGGGGCCATGGGGGATATTCTCCATGCACTGCCGGCGATTACGGCGCTGCGCATGGCTCATCCTGCGTGGAAGATTGGCTGGGCTGTTGAGCCGAAGTGGCGAGGGCTGCTGGAGGCGGAGGTTGAAGCTGCGCCAATCGCTGCGGGCTATGCCGGTTCTGGTGGAGAGATCGCTGTTGCCTCGACAGGCTTTTCCAAGGGTAGCGTGGTGGAGATTGCGGGGAGCGGTTTGCGGCCCATGCTGGTGGAGCGTCCGCATCCGCTGCTGCCGATTCAGGGGCGCAGGTGGGAGCAGCCGGTTGTCGACAAACTGCATTTCGTTCCTGCCAAGGCGTGGGGACGCAAGCCGCTGAGTGGAGAGACGCTGGCGGGTATTCGAGCGCTGCGGGCGGAGCTAAGGGCTGAGAAGTACGATGCGGTGCTGGATCTGCAGGGGGCGATTCGATCTTCTGTGGTGTCGCGGCTGGCCGGCTGCGGGCGGGTGATTGGTAGTTCAAAGCCGTGGGAGTGGCCGGCGCGGTTTTTGTATAGCGAGCCGGTCGAAACCAGGGGCGAGCATGTGATTGAGCAGGGTGTGGAACTGGCGAGTGCGGTGGCGGGTGATCTGCTGCAGCCGATGCAGCCGTGGCTGCCGGTCAGTGAGGATGCCGAGACCTGGTGCGACACGGTTCTGGACGGTATGCCGGAAGGCAAAGAGATTGTTTTGATTCATCCGGGTGCGGGGTGGGGTGCGAAGCGCTGGCCTGCGGACAGGTATGGCGTGGTGGCTGCGGCGCTGGCGGATCGTGGGGCGATTGTGCTGATTCATGCTGCGCCGGGCGAGGAAGCGCTGGCTGAGGCGGCGGTGAGTGCTTCGGATGACAGTGCTTTTGTGGTGAGGCCGACGTTGGAACAGTTGATTGCGTTGACGCGGCGGATTTCGCTGGCGGTTGGCGGCGATACCGGGCCGGTACACCTGGCGTGTGCGCTGGGCAAGCCGGTCGTGGGCATTTATGGGCCGACGGATCCGGCGCGGAATGGGCCGTATGGGAAGCGGGTGCGGGTGTTGCGAAATCCTGAGAGCAGACGCGATCATCGGCGTGGTTCAGAGCCGGAAGCGGGATTATTGACGATTCAGCCAGCTCTGGTGATTACGGCGGCGCTTGATTTGCTGGGGCCGGAACGGACGGAGCGGGGATGA
- the rsmD gene encoding 16S rRNA (guanine(966)-N(2))-methyltransferase RsmD: MRVIAGNLRSRPLAAPVGQDTRPTADRLRETLFNILTQGATDHVQSKAFLDLYAGSGAVGIEALSRGATHVTFVESGPPALAILKKNLDTLNIRTGFSVEKRSVAAFLKRETRTYNAIFLDPPYDKADEYSNTLNLLGGDGAHLLAADAIVIAEHRKKQPLAEQYGNLTRIRTLAQGDAALSLYSVVVTGL, translated from the coding sequence ATGCGAGTAATAGCCGGAAATCTCCGATCCCGCCCCCTTGCCGCCCCCGTCGGACAGGACACGCGCCCCACAGCCGACCGCCTCCGCGAAACCCTGTTTAACATCCTCACCCAGGGCGCGACCGATCACGTACAAAGCAAAGCCTTCCTCGATCTCTACGCAGGCTCCGGCGCCGTAGGGATTGAAGCCCTAAGCCGCGGTGCCACGCACGTAACTTTCGTTGAGTCCGGCCCACCCGCGCTCGCCATCTTGAAAAAAAACCTCGACACCCTCAACATCCGCACCGGCTTCTCCGTCGAAAAGCGCAGCGTCGCGGCATTTCTCAAGCGCGAAACACGCACCTACAACGCCATCTTCCTCGACCCGCCCTACGATAAAGCCGACGAATACTCGAACACGCTCAACCTGCTCGGCGGCGACGGCGCCCACCTCCTGGCCGCAGACGCGATCGTCATCGCCGAGCATCGCAAAAAGCAGCCCTTGGCAGAGCAGTACGGAAACCTTACTCGCATCCGCACACTAGCCCAGGGCGATGCCGCACTGAGCCTGTATTCCGTAGTCGTAACCGGACTCTAG
- a CDS encoding type III pantothenate kinase, with translation MLLALDVGNTNTVLGLYRLDSGNGPESLVAHWRVSTHRTQTADEYGVLFVNLFNLHGLATSQVKHIIISSVVPPVESTLLRVCESYFHVKPLFVEPGIKTGMPVLVDNPAELGADRLVNAIAAYEKYGGATAQKEGSPLIVVDFGTATTFDVISAKGEYLGGIISPGLGISADALFSRAARLGRVDIKRPAKVIGTTTVTHIQSGLYYGYIGLVDGILERMIAEMAQNSEAASQKSALRTRSSKSTLKIVATGGLASLIAADSRYISEIDDMLTLDGLRIVFERNQIEPDKSGKPARPSKHGKK, from the coding sequence ATGCTCCTCGCACTCGACGTAGGCAACACCAACACCGTCCTAGGCCTCTACCGTCTCGATTCTGGCAACGGCCCCGAAAGCCTCGTAGCCCACTGGCGTGTCTCCACGCACCGTACCCAGACTGCCGACGAGTACGGAGTTCTCTTCGTCAACCTCTTCAATCTCCACGGCCTCGCCACCAGCCAGGTCAAGCACATCATTATTTCCTCGGTCGTACCGCCCGTTGAGAGCACGCTGCTCCGGGTCTGCGAAAGCTACTTCCACGTCAAGCCGCTCTTCGTCGAACCCGGCATCAAGACCGGCATGCCCGTCCTCGTAGATAACCCCGCCGAACTAGGCGCGGACCGACTTGTCAACGCCATAGCCGCCTACGAAAAATACGGCGGGGCAACGGCTCAAAAAGAGGGCTCTCCCCTCATCGTCGTGGACTTTGGCACCGCCACCACCTTCGACGTCATCTCCGCCAAAGGCGAATACCTCGGCGGCATCATCTCCCCCGGACTCGGCATCAGCGCCGACGCCCTGTTCTCCCGTGCCGCACGCCTTGGCCGCGTCGACATCAAGCGCCCGGCCAAAGTCATCGGCACCACCACCGTCACCCACATCCAGAGCGGCCTTTACTACGGCTACATCGGCCTCGTCGACGGCATCCTCGAACGCATGATCGCCGAGATGGCGCAAAACTCCGAGGCAGCCTCCCAAAAATCAGCCCTACGCACACGCAGCAGCAAAAGCACACTCAAAATCGTCGCCACCGGAGGACTCGCCTCGCTCATCGCCGCAGACTCCCGCTATATCTCCGAGATCGACGACATGCTCACCCTCGACGGTCTCCGCATCGTCTTCGAACGCAACCAGATCGAACCCGACAAGTCCGGTAAACCCGCCCGCCCCAGCAAGCACGGGAAAAAGTAA
- a CDS encoding ComEC/Rec2 family competence protein has translation MPRITPGKHPARARAPSKEKPLSTPALSPASKQRHATSRWNPALPYNPAILIPLFYAALLFIAGILIARFQYLRPGILLAGLAPLTLIAGCAIFKAPRLSWLPIALIWITLGTWSAESERQPAPSPTITALNNGLLRTVEGTVTAAGPLRNAAPEAEDIPEAQTAPEAQNEPETQDVPAISSPHQLQQVDLELTSAETVTDQADILTAIPKSQTAKLRLTIHWPHANPDSSTPISCGDHLQAVVRMLSPDTYHDPGVWSQTDYLQSQSIAATSSLDSSKQDGNQPRLTILNHASATSIACQLNSLQQSASTRLASLPALTHALPRTLRVTPEDAAMLAALIAGDRTYLTRTLRIGFERTGSFHLVVVSGLHLAILSAFVFALARRLRIPPLPTTALTIGLTLAYALFTGFALPAQRGFWMITLYLIGRLFYRTRSPLNVIGFATLCLLAVSPRSLFDASLQMTLLSVTAIAGIALPLLDRTLRPYREATHDLPLISIDPSLPPQIAQFRVTLRILTRRLEQAISRPIARRFFPWLIRIAIQLAELIFITCIVELALSLPMAIYFHRITLYALPVNLLILPLLGLLVPAAMLLLLVLTLVAIWPAAALIPAVICAVILHLSVAIVRTLGALTLGDLRIPQPTSLQIALAVALFVLSLQLARGSTRQRSLALAAILLAAVATLYPRPIDHPANALLFQAIDVGQGDSLLLITPDGKTLLVDAGGIGFLPTTAQANFDIGEDVVSATLWSRGIRRLDAVALTHAHQDHMGGLPAILRNFRPRELWVGSNPPIPAYTALLRQALAAGTQVRSFRAGDNIPLGQASFRVLAPGRSYQPKTQPGNNDSLVLKATYRSNSILLAGDAEEPEERAMQERALQESSMQEQAAQESGLQSILLKVGHHGSITSTHPAFLAQVAPAWAVISCGRHNRFNHPRPEILAELQSAHIRTYRTDIDGTTCFELDGNPGSDSITPQPMCQTR, from the coding sequence GTGCCCCGAATCACGCCCGGCAAGCACCCGGCCCGCGCCCGAGCCCCGAGCAAGGAGAAACCCCTGTCCACCCCAGCCCTTTCTCCCGCCTCCAAACAACGCCACGCCACTTCGCGCTGGAATCCCGCTCTGCCCTACAACCCCGCCATCCTCATCCCGCTCTTCTATGCCGCGTTGCTCTTCATCGCAGGCATCCTCATCGCCCGCTTTCAATACCTGCGCCCCGGCATTCTCCTCGCCGGACTAGCTCCGCTCACCCTCATAGCAGGCTGCGCAATCTTCAAAGCACCCCGCCTGAGCTGGCTCCCAATCGCCCTCATCTGGATCACTCTCGGCACATGGTCCGCCGAATCCGAACGCCAACCCGCTCCCTCGCCAACCATCACCGCCCTCAACAACGGCCTCTTGCGCACAGTGGAAGGCACCGTCACCGCCGCCGGTCCGCTACGCAACGCCGCACCAGAAGCCGAAGACATCCCCGAAGCCCAGACCGCCCCCGAAGCCCAAAATGAACCCGAAACTCAAGACGTACCCGCAATCTCATCCCCCCATCAACTCCAGCAGGTAGACCTTGAACTAACCTCCGCCGAAACAGTCACCGACCAGGCCGACATCCTCACCGCAATCCCCAAATCTCAAACCGCCAAACTCCGCCTGACAATCCATTGGCCCCATGCCAATCCCGACTCCTCAACCCCCATCAGCTGCGGCGACCATCTCCAGGCAGTCGTCCGCATGCTCTCGCCAGACACCTACCACGACCCCGGCGTATGGAGCCAGACCGACTATCTCCAATCCCAAAGCATCGCCGCCACCAGTTCCCTTGACTCCAGCAAACAGGACGGCAACCAACCACGCCTCACCATCCTCAACCACGCATCTGCAACCTCCATCGCCTGCCAACTCAACAGCCTGCAGCAATCCGCCAGCACCCGCCTCGCATCGCTCCCAGCCCTCACCCACGCGCTACCTCGGACCCTGCGCGTCACGCCAGAAGACGCCGCCATGCTCGCCGCCCTCATCGCCGGGGACCGCACCTACCTCACCCGCACCCTCCGCATCGGCTTCGAACGCACCGGCTCCTTCCATCTCGTCGTCGTCTCCGGCCTGCACTTGGCCATACTCTCGGCCTTCGTCTTCGCCCTCGCCCGTCGCCTCCGAATCCCACCACTCCCCACCACCGCACTCACCATCGGCCTCACGCTCGCCTACGCCCTCTTTACCGGGTTCGCGCTGCCCGCCCAGCGCGGTTTCTGGATGATCACCCTCTACCTCATCGGCCGCCTTTTCTATCGCACCCGCAGCCCGCTTAACGTCATCGGATTCGCCACCCTCTGCCTGCTTGCCGTCAGCCCACGCAGCCTCTTCGACGCCAGCCTGCAAATGACCCTGCTCTCCGTAACAGCCATCGCAGGCATCGCTCTACCGCTGCTCGACCGCACCCTCCGGCCCTATCGCGAAGCCACGCACGACCTCCCGCTCATCTCTATCGACCCCAGCCTGCCACCCCAAATCGCGCAATTCCGCGTAACCCTGCGCATCCTCACCCGCCGTCTCGAACAAGCCATCTCCCGCCCGATCGCACGCCGGTTTTTTCCCTGGCTCATTCGCATCGCCATCCAGCTCGCCGAACTCATCTTCATCACCTGCATCGTCGAACTGGCCCTGTCTCTGCCGATGGCCATTTACTTCCACCGCATCACTCTCTACGCCCTGCCCGTCAACCTGCTCATCCTGCCCCTGCTCGGCCTGCTCGTCCCCGCCGCCATGCTGCTTCTGCTGGTCCTGACGCTCGTAGCCATCTGGCCCGCCGCAGCCCTCATCCCGGCAGTAATCTGCGCGGTTATCCTCCATCTAAGCGTGGCTATCGTCCGCACACTGGGAGCACTCACTCTCGGCGATCTTCGCATCCCTCAACCCACCTCCCTGCAGATCGCCCTGGCCGTCGCGCTCTTCGTCCTGTCCCTGCAACTCGCCCGCGGCAGCACACGCCAGCGCAGTCTCGCCCTGGCCGCGATCCTCCTTGCCGCCGTCGCCACGCTCTACCCACGCCCCATCGACCACCCCGCGAACGCGCTCCTCTTCCAAGCCATCGACGTAGGCCAGGGCGATTCTCTCCTTCTCATCACCCCCGACGGCAAAACCCTCCTCGTCGACGCCGGAGGCATCGGCTTTCTCCCCACCACCGCCCAGGCAAATTTCGACATTGGAGAAGACGTAGTCTCCGCAACTCTCTGGTCCCGTGGCATCCGCCGCCTCGACGCCGTAGCCCTCACCCACGCCCACCAGGACCACATGGGCGGTCTGCCCGCCATCCTGCGCAACTTCCGTCCCCGCGAACTCTGGGTCGGCAGCAACCCACCCATCCCCGCCTACACCGCCCTGCTGCGGCAAGCCCTTGCCGCAGGCACACAAGTCCGCTCCTTCCGCGCCGGAGACAACATCCCCCTCGGCCAGGCAAGCTTCCGCGTTCTGGCCCCCGGACGCAGCTACCAGCCCAAAACCCAACCCGGCAACAACGACTCGCTCGTCCTGAAAGCCACCTATCGATCCAACAGCATCCTCCTCGCCGGAGATGCCGAAGAGCCCGAAGAAAGAGCCATGCAGGAAAGAGCCTTGCAAGAAAGCTCCATGCAGGAACAAGCCGCACAAGAATCAGGCCTGCAAAGCATCCTCCTCAAAGTCGGCCACCACGGCAGCATCACGTCCACCCATCCGGCATTTCTCGCCCAGGTAGCCCCAGCCTGGGCCGTCATCTCCTGCGGACGCCACAATCGCTTCAACCATCCCCGTCCCGAAATCCTCGCCGAACTCCAGTCCGCGCACATCCGCACCTACCGCACCGACATCGACGGCACCACCTGCTTTGAATTGGACGGCAACCCCGGAAGCGACTCCATCACTCCCCAGCCCATGTGCCAAACCAGGTAA
- a CDS encoding CBS domain-containing protein, translating to MRGWSIPLGRWMGVEFRIHTFFVLLAVICVLFANAVNLGAAAGLGLWLLIFGAVAVRETARLVVAAWLGLRLRTVLLLPIGGLFAYATPESQEAAIGSAQYPLAIAGPLANILTALVLAAIATGTSGSFPLMGMPFVTPAALLRSMIWLQAFLGVLHFLPAYPLDAGRLLRSGLSGLHGKAPAARALTGLGQLVALCTIFGGFFLHDPILPAAGFFIFIGAQLEDQGVFFQSVVDTVQMREVMLTDFATLSPSDTLADALIRCVHSLQEDFPVVRGSQLVGIVNRQRIVETLRADGNGYIQGVMSRSFQVAKPEDTLGAIIRRITAGRGLTLIPVAEGEKIVGMVSVQNLMTSMSLLAEQRKIERNEM from the coding sequence ATGCGTGGCTGGTCAATCCCGTTAGGCCGGTGGATGGGCGTCGAATTTCGCATCCACACTTTTTTTGTGCTGCTTGCTGTGATCTGCGTTCTGTTTGCTAACGCGGTGAACCTGGGTGCGGCGGCTGGTCTTGGGCTGTGGCTGCTGATTTTTGGGGCGGTGGCGGTGCGGGAGACTGCGCGTCTTGTTGTGGCCGCGTGGCTGGGGCTGCGGTTGCGGACGGTGCTGCTGCTGCCGATTGGCGGGCTGTTTGCTTATGCCACTCCGGAGAGCCAGGAGGCTGCTATCGGGTCGGCGCAGTATCCGCTGGCGATTGCGGGGCCGCTTGCCAACATTCTGACTGCGCTGGTGCTGGCGGCGATTGCTACGGGGACTTCGGGTAGCTTTCCGTTGATGGGGATGCCGTTTGTGACTCCTGCGGCGCTGCTACGGAGCATGATCTGGCTGCAGGCGTTTTTAGGAGTGCTGCATTTTCTGCCGGCGTATCCGCTGGATGCGGGGCGGTTGTTGCGGAGTGGTTTGAGCGGCCTGCATGGCAAGGCTCCGGCGGCGCGGGCGTTGACCGGGCTGGGGCAACTGGTGGCGCTTTGCACGATTTTTGGCGGATTTTTTCTACACGATCCGATCTTGCCTGCTGCGGGATTTTTCATCTTTATCGGGGCGCAGCTTGAGGACCAGGGCGTGTTCTTTCAATCCGTGGTGGATACGGTGCAGATGCGCGAGGTGATGCTGACGGACTTTGCCACGCTGTCGCCTTCAGATACGCTGGCGGATGCGCTCATTCGCTGTGTGCATTCGTTGCAGGAGGACTTTCCTGTGGTGCGCGGATCGCAGTTGGTGGGCATTGTGAATCGGCAACGAATTGTGGAGACGCTGCGTGCCGATGGGAATGGTTATATCCAGGGCGTGATGTCGCGGAGTTTTCAGGTGGCCAAGCCGGAGGATACGCTGGGCGCGATTATTCGCCGTATTACTGCGGGGCGGGGGTTGACGCTGATCCCGGTGGCCGAGGGCGAAAAGATTGTGGGCATGGTGAGTGTGCAGAATTTGATGACTTCCATGTCGCTGCTTGCGGAGCAGCGCAAGATTGAACGAAACGAGATGTGA
- a CDS encoding PilZ domain-containing protein, which translates to MATNSSDPGTASKAAPAKDRRSHSRHAIETGVNLILVKTGTILPGQILDLSLSGCRLQLDTRFDLGIFIRIELEFFLNGLPLRLGGVSQTVLDQNTIGIRFLDFSTRRHEQLSELIAELAAAKAITTSAGIS; encoded by the coding sequence ATGGCCACTAATTCATCAGACCCTGGAACAGCTTCAAAAGCAGCTCCAGCCAAAGATCGCCGTTCCCATTCCCGCCACGCCATCGAAACCGGCGTAAACCTCATCCTCGTCAAGACCGGAACCATCCTCCCCGGACAGATCCTCGATCTAAGCCTCAGCGGCTGCCGTCTGCAATTGGATACCCGCTTCGATCTCGGAATCTTCATCCGCATCGAGCTGGAGTTTTTCCTGAATGGCCTTCCGCTGCGGCTCGGCGGCGTAAGCCAGACCGTTCTCGATCAGAACACCATCGGAATTCGCTTTCTCGACTTCAGCACCCGCCGCCACGAACAACTCTCCGAACTGATTGCCGAACTCGCCGCAGCCAAAGCAATCACAACATCCGCAGGAATCTCTTAA
- the rlmD gene encoding 23S rRNA (uracil(1939)-C(5))-methyltransferase RlmD → MNPPFTQPLALEKPIYGGDCLAHLAGKDGKAGKSVFIPLTLPGEIVNAHPIEEKRNYIKAELDEVLTPSPSRIPPPCPYFGSCGGCHYQHANYPTQLALKEQILRETLHRAGVSTSQEIATLTAIPWAYRNRIRLAILPDGSFGYRSRRSHDIVPISECSVASPILLRAAKITGKFLAENANAVPIREMELFTNQNESELLLTLFTAATSTIDPTSWLSALLSALPPETTSIRIQQSEGALNPKTLAAIGTPSLTYATAGFNYQVPHGSFFQINRYILDDFTTLVTGNLAGKSAWDLYAGAGLFSRHLTQSFAEVHAVEIAPSAYPALQQNLANTTSHAINSTTLDYLHLNRENREPRPDLIVLDPPRAGLGEEVTTLLNAIHAPEMVYVSCDPSTLARDLRALTQERYTLHSLTLVDMFPQTFHLETVARLRRK, encoded by the coding sequence GTGAATCCGCCCTTCACGCAACCCCTCGCACTCGAAAAGCCAATCTACGGCGGCGACTGCCTGGCTCACCTCGCAGGCAAAGACGGCAAAGCAGGAAAATCAGTCTTCATCCCTCTCACCCTCCCCGGCGAAATCGTCAACGCCCATCCAATCGAAGAGAAGCGCAACTACATCAAAGCCGAACTGGACGAGGTCCTCACCCCATCGCCCAGTCGCATCCCCCCCCCATGCCCATACTTCGGATCATGCGGCGGATGCCACTACCAGCACGCCAACTACCCCACCCAATTAGCGCTGAAAGAACAAATCCTCCGCGAAACCCTCCACCGCGCCGGAGTCTCCACATCGCAGGAAATCGCCACCCTCACCGCCATCCCGTGGGCCTATCGCAACCGCATCCGCCTGGCCATCCTGCCCGACGGCAGCTTCGGCTATCGCAGCCGACGCTCCCACGACATCGTTCCCATCAGCGAATGCTCGGTTGCTTCCCCCATATTGCTCCGCGCGGCGAAAATCACGGGCAAGTTTTTAGCTGAAAATGCGAACGCAGTACCAATACGGGAGATGGAACTATTCACGAACCAAAATGAATCCGAACTCCTGCTGACCCTCTTCACCGCCGCCACATCGACCATCGATCCGACTTCATGGCTATCCGCTCTCCTGTCCGCACTTCCACCCGAGACCACCAGCATCCGCATACAGCAATCCGAAGGCGCACTCAACCCCAAAACCCTCGCCGCCATCGGCACTCCCTCGCTCACCTACGCCACCGCCGGCTTCAACTACCAGGTACCTCACGGATCGTTCTTTCAGATCAACCGCTATATTCTGGACGACTTCACCACCCTCGTAACCGGCAATCTAGCGGGAAAATCCGCCTGGGATCTCTACGCCGGAGCAGGTCTCTTCAGCCGCCACCTCACCCAATCCTTCGCCGAAGTACACGCCGTAGAAATAGCCCCATCCGCCTATCCCGCGCTCCAGCAAAATCTCGCCAACACCACCAGCCACGCCATCAACAGCACCACGCTCGACTACCTCCACCTCAATCGCGAAAACCGCGAACCCCGCCCCGACCTCATCGTCCTCGACCCACCCCGCGCAGGCCTCGGCGAAGAAGTCACCACCCTCCTCAACGCCATCCACGCCCCCGAAATGGTCTATGTCTCCTGCGACCCATCCACCCTCGCCCGTGACCTCCGCGCCCTCACGCAGGAGCGCTACACGCTCCACAGCCTCACCCTGGTAGACATGTTTCCCCAAACATTTCACCTCGAAACGGTAGCCCGGCTCCGCCGCAAATAA